In the Pseudodesulfovibrio sp. S3 genome, GTCAAACTCGCGCAGGGCGTCCATGACAAACTCGTCGATGGGTTCAAACAGGTACAGCACCTCGATGCCTTTCCTGCGGAACACCTCCAGGTGCGGAGAAAGCTCAAGCGCCTGCCGACTGGGACCGTAAGCGTAGTAGATTTCCTTCTGCTCTTCCTTGGCCCGCGAGATGTAGTCGGCAAAGGAGGTCAAGCCCTTGTCGTCTTCGGAGGTCGAGGAATTGAACCGTACCAGGCCGCTGAACTTGTCCTTGTTCAGAAAGTCCATATAGCCCGCCTTGAACAGCTCGCCGTGGGCATGCCAGAACTCGTTGTACCGCTCCGCATTGTCCTTGGCTATCTTGCCCAGATGATCCAGAACCTGCTTGACCAGGGTGGAACTGATCTTGCGTATGAGGATGTTGTCCTGAAGCGTCTCGCGGGAAATGTTCAAGGGCAGGTCTTCGGTATCCACCACGCCCTTGACGAAGCTCAGGTATTCGGGGAGCAGATCCTTGTTCTGCTTCTCGATGAGCACCCGGCGCACGTACAGATCCAGGCCGCGATTTTCCCGGCCCAGCCCAAAGGGATCGTTACCGAACTTCGGAATGAACATGAGGGCGTTGAACTGCACCGGCGCATCCACAGAAGCATGCAGCGTGTCAAAGGGGGCCTCGGAATCAAAAGTCAGGAACTTGTAGAACTCGGCGTACTGCTCGGGCGTAATCTGGAACTTGGGTTCACGCCACAGGGCCGAAATGGTGTTGACCCGGTTCTCCCCAACGAAGATGGGGAAATTGATGAAGTTCGAATGCCGGTTGACCACGGCCTTGAGATGAGCCTCATTGGTGAACTGGCTTGCCAGGTCTTCCTTCAGGCTGACCGTGATCTCGGTTCCGTGCGGACGGTCCTCGTCCAGTTCCTGAAGCTTGTAGTCCGTGCGTCCGTCGGACGTCCAGGCCACGGCCTTGGCCTCGGGGTCGATGCTGCGGGTAATCACCGTGACCTCGTCGGCCACCATGTACACGGAATAGAAACCCACGCCGAAGCGGCCGATAAGGGAATCCAGCGATTCCTTGCCCTCTTCTGCCAGACGCGCCAATTCCGCAGTGCCGGAATGGGCGATGGTGCCGATGTTTCGCATCAGCTCATCGCGGGTCATGCCGATACCCGTATCCGTAATGGTCAGGGTCTTGGCCTCAGCGTCGACTGTAATGCGGATTTCCGGAGCAGCTTCATC is a window encoding:
- the htpG gene encoding molecular chaperone HtpG, producing the protein MGKKTTHKFKAEVSQLLDILVHSLYTNKEIFLRELISNASDALEKVRFKAQSDGASDEAAPEIRITVDAEAKTLTITDTGIGMTRDELMRNIGTIAHSGTAELARLAEEGKESLDSLIGRFGVGFYSVYMVADEVTVITRSIDPEAKAVAWTSDGRTDYKLQELDEDRPHGTEITVSLKEDLASQFTNEAHLKAVVNRHSNFINFPIFVGENRVNTISALWREPKFQITPEQYAEFYKFLTFDSEAPFDTLHASVDAPVQFNALMFIPKFGNDPFGLGRENRGLDLYVRRVLIEKQNKDLLPEYLSFVKGVVDTEDLPLNISRETLQDNILIRKISSTLVKQVLDHLGKIAKDNAERYNEFWHAHGELFKAGYMDFLNKDKFSGLVRFNSSTSEDDKGLTSFADYISRAKEEQKEIYYAYGPSRQALELSPHLEVFRRKGIEVLYLFEPIDEFVMDALREFDGFALVSAEHADMTKLDKFESSEKEDRPEALTEDQKTTLGKLLARIKEVLGESVTEVKASARLSDSPVCLANPDGNVTSSMDKIMRVMSKDTSIPKKVLEINPDHALVRNMLTIFNKDENDPFIEQAANQLFESALLLEGYLTDPHALVGRVQELLTKSSGWYVETNK